The Harmonia axyridis chromosome 3, icHarAxyr1.1, whole genome shotgun sequence nucleotide sequence ATCAGTGGCGGTCGTACCCTCCAACCCCTCTGATGAAGAGCCCACTCCGGAGAGAATAACCAGAATCTCCGGACCCTTCCGGAAAATCCGTACCCTCGGCGAGGGAGGTTTTGGAAAAGTGTTCGAGGTCGAACACGGAGATATAAGATTTGCCCTGAAGGTGGCCCCGAAAGACGAGGTGTCCATGACGGAGCTGAGGATGCTGAAAGCCATGAGACACCCAAACGTGGTCCGCCTATTGGTAGATTACGTAACCGACGAACGGCTCTATCTTGGGGTCGAGCTGATGGAGGGAGACCTGTTGGAACTGGTCCAACGACGGGGGCCTCTGCCGGAGGGGGAGTGTTGTGATATGTTGGGGCAGGCTTTCGCTGGGCTGGCGGCCTGCCATGCTCAGCGTATCCTGCACCGGGATATAAAACCGGGGTCGGCGGGTCTGCATCGCTGATTTCGGGCTCGCCTGCCGACTTAATCAGAGGTTCCCGACCACGTCGCGGCGAGCTGGTACTCCCCCATTTTGGGCACCGGAGGTCCTGAAAAGGTTGCCATTCGGACTCCCCTCGGATGTGTGGGCCATGGGAGTGACGGCTTTATACATGGCAACCGGGAAGCTACCCTTCATGACGCCGAATGGGGAAAAGAAGGTCATGAACTTGATAGGACACTACCGCGGGGAGGAGATGCTCGAGGTGCCAGAGAGATTACGCAGCAGCCTGGTGGA carries:
- the LOC123675354 gene encoding cell division control protein 2 homolog — translated: MLRSVAVVPSNPSDEEPTPERITRISGPFRKIRTLGEGGFGKVFEVEHGDIRFALKVAPKDEVSMTELRMLKAMRHPNVVRLLVDYVTDERLYLGVELMEGDLLELVQRRGPLPEGECCDMLGQAFAGLAACHAQRILHRDIKPGSAGLHR